aaacatcccccacaccattacaccaccaccaccagcctgcacagtggtaacaaggcatgatggatccatgttctcattctgtttaagccaaattctgactataccatctgaatgtctcaacagaaatcgagactcatcagaccaggccacattcttccagtcttcaactgtccaattttggtgagctcgtgcaaattgtagcctctttttcctatttgtagtggagatgagtggtacccgatggggtcttctgctgttgtagcccatctgcctcaaggttgtgcgtgttgtggcttcacaaatgctttgctgcataccttggttgtaacgagtggttatttcagtcaaagttgctcttctatcagcttgaatcagtcggcccattctcctctgacctctagcatcaacaaggcattttcgcccacaggactgccgcatactagatgtttttcccttttcacaccattctttgtaaaccctagaaatggttgtgcgtgaaaatcccagtaactgagcagattgtgaaatactcagaccggcccgtctggcaccaacaaccatgccacgctcaaaattctTTGCcattcagacattcagtttggagttcaggagattgtcttgaccaggaccacatccctaaatgcattgaagcaactgccatgtgattggttgataagataattgcattaatgagaaattgaacaggtgttcttaataatcatttaggtgagtgtatatatatatatatatatatatatatatatatatatatatatacacacatttacaaatatatatgtataagaAACAAAAGGGCATGGCGCCAAATATCAAAGAGGATGATTATACTCACCAATGGTAGCAGAGTGGTCTATAGAGAACTTGCCACTTTGAAAGTACTTAATGAAGGAGGTTTTGCCCACACTACTATTTCCAACAATCACCACGTTGTAGGGGTTTGATCTAGAGCCAGAGCTTCCTAAGGTACCTGAATtggaaacagacagatatgTCTTTTACTGGCACTCTCACTTCCCTGATCTCAACTTGACTCTCCATTACGTTTTACTCCAACTGTACCAAACAACACCGCTAAATGAATTTCACGAGTTTTCTGCCAAGATGAACCAACATACTCAATTAAAACCATACCCTCTGCTGCTTCAATTCTGGTAACTTACCTGGTGGTTGTTTCGGCATTCTGGCAACTGGGCTCTTGTTTGCATGCCCTCCCTTTTTTTGATCAATTATATTCGCAGGGCCAGGTTGCAGAGCTGGAGTCACTTGTTCAGACCCTTCTGCACTCATACCAGTGCTTGAGGCAACATCCTAAGACATAAAGACAATGTTATCTCCCATACCGAAGAGGAATACTTTTGTTTAGTGTAAATTTAGTGTAAAACATGTAGTGTAAAAGTAATATACTCTAATACTGTAatgcatacagtacagtaatattgtactttatgaaatacatgaaaatgGAAAGTTCctctttcagccaatcaaataaacacatttcattatTGCAGCTCTTTATAATAAGATCTTgaattaatacaataaaataatgctATTTAAAATGGTACCTCTGTCCCTGTGTTTGGTCTCTCCTGTTGGTCTTCAGGCCTGTGTTCCTCTTGTAATTGGTCCAAAACAACACTGACTTCTGAATCTTTGATGGTTTCCCCTCTGAACTCTTCCTCCATTATCTTTTCTTCAGGcttcctctgttcttcctccgTATGGAAACCTTCTCGTGTCCGACGGGTAGATCCCATCTTTCTTCTCTTCTCTACACCTTTGGGTTCACCAACAATCATACAAGGTTGGGAATCAGGAAATGTTCCTTCTACTAAGTCTTCCTCTTTGGTCTCTAGGTCACGTTTAGCCGCATCCTTTATCACATTATCAACGAGTTCCTCAAGCTTAACAGGTGCATTCTTTTCTGCTATCATGACCTCTCCTATGACCTCTTGATCTTCTATATTCTCCTTCCCCGGGCTCTTCTCTGCTCTTTCCTCTACCTGCCTATCTTGAGAAGTCCTGCTGTGAGTAGAACCCATCTCAATTTTcttcactggtgtgtgtgtctctttgcaCAATGTTACCTCTTCAACAAGAACACTCTGCACTGAGGAATGATCTGGGGGAAACCTCTCATTTTCCATTGATTTATCAAGCTTGTCCTCCATAAATCTGTCTCCGTGGCACAAACTAGAGATGTCAGGATTTGAGTTCAGTGTGTCATCATTCAGGTAGGACTGTAAAGTAAGAACATCTGGGTAAGGGTTGTGAAGCTGTTGGTTTAATTCATTCATCATTAACTTACTTTCACTGTCTATATCGTGAGCATTCACATTTCTTCCCTCTTGATTTGAAATACTGAATGAAGAGCTATGGTCAGTCCGGACACTCACCTCATTAATCTCTCCTTCATTCTTGTCATTGCCAGCTTCATCCTTAGATTCCATCAACATTTCAATCCCACCCTCCATGACTTCAGGATCTCCAATCATTTGCCCCATGATTTCATTATCTCCAGCTTCCCTTTTCTCTTCCACTGTGTTGAGTCCTTCTCGGATGCGACGGGTAGAGCCCATCTTTCTTCTCCTAATAGTTTTGGATTCACCAACATCCTTGGGAGAATGGGAactcagagacagagatgatTTTGAAGGATCTCTGGGGTTAATACATGATGTTGATAGATGATGTTCGATGTCTACTGCATGGGAAAGCTGAATAGTTGAGGAATCAGGATCTAAACAAACCATATATCCTGACTGTTGGCTCTCTGCCATAAGAACTGCTGGGTCATAAAGAATTTGGGTGCTCTCACACACTACTTTTTGTACTTCTACCCCTTCAATGTTTTCTGCAGGTTCGACAAGCTCAGGATTTTCTATGCCACATTCTTGGTCTGCTGCTTTTGCAACCGCTTCCTCCTTTACTATGGCCTCTGAGTCAAAACTAGCCTGATCTTCTGTCATTTTTTCTACAGGTTCCTCAAGCATTACAGGCACAGGCTTTTCTGCTATCATGAACCCTCCCATCACACCTGTGAACTCTTGATCTTCTATATCATTCTCCTCCCGGATCTTCTCTGttccctgtcctccctgtctaccGTGAGCAGTCCTAATGCGAGAAGAACCCATCGTCCTTCTCTTCACTGGGGAGTGGGGTCTTTTGCCCACTGTTCCCTGTTCTCCAAGAAAACTCTGCTCTGATGGAGGATCTGGAGGAAAggatatgttttcttttgattCATCAAGCTTTCCCTCCATTAATGTGTATTCACGTTGCCCACCAGAGATATCAGGACATGAGATCAGTGTCTCATCAGTGTGGTAAGACTGTAAAGTAGTAACATGAGGGTTAGTGTTGTCAAGAGTTTGGtttaattcattaattattgGTGGACTTTCATTGCCAATATCATGAGCATCTATGTTTCTTCCCTCTTGATTTGAAGAACTTAATGAAGAGCAATGGTCAGTCAGGGCAGTCACATCATTTATCTCTTCTCCTTCATTCTTGTCATTACCAGCTTCATCCTTAGATTCCATCAGCTTTTCAAACTCTATGAAAGACCTCTCCACTGCGTCAGATTCACCAATCATTTGCCCTATGATTTTATCCATCATTAAATCTTCTCCAGCTTCCATTTTCTCTAcctctgtgttgtgtccttCTCGAATTCGACGGGTAGAGCCCATCTTTCTTCTCTTCCCTATTGATTTAGATTCACATCTTGTGACATTAGTAATTTGGGTGCTCTCACACTCAGCTACTATTTGTACTTCTGCCAGCTCTGCCCGTCTAAGAATTTCTGCAGTTTCAACAAGCTCAGGTTTTTCTAAGCCACATTTTTGTTCTGCTACTATAACAATCTCTTCCTCCTTTAATATGTTGTGTGAGTCACCTCTAGCCTGATCTTCTGCAATTTGTTCTACATGTTCCTCAAGCTTTACAGGCTCAGTAGTTTCTGCTATCATGACCTCTCCCACCACTCCTATGAACTCTTGGTCTTCCAAATTCTCATCCTCCTGGTTCTCCTTTGCactctgttctccctgtctACCGTGAGGAGTCCTGCTGCGAGTAGAACCCATCTTCCGTTTCTTCACTGGGGTGTGGGATCCTTTGCTCGCTGTTGCCTCTTCTCCAAGATAAGTCTGCTCTGGTGGAGGATCTGGAGgaaaatcattattttcctTTGATTCAGCAAAATTTTCCTCCATTAATGTGTCTTCACATTGTCCGCTAGAGAAATCTGGACTTGAGATCAGTGTGTCATCAGTCTGGTAGGACTGGAAAGTAGGAAAATTGGGGTCAGGGTTGTGAAAACTTTGGTTTAATTCATTCATAATCAATGGGCTTTCACTGCTTATTTCATCAGCATCTATATTTCCTCCTTGATTTGAATTACTGAATGAAGGGCTATGGTCAGTCAGGGCAGTCACATTATTTATCTCTTCTCCTTCATTGTTGTCATTACCAGCTTCATCCTTAGATTCCATCAACATTTCAATCTCTGGAAAGGTCCCTTCCATTGCTTCAGGGTCTCCAATCATTTGCCCTATGATTTCATCCTTCATGACATTTTCTCCAGCTTCccatttctcttcctctgtgttgaGTGCTTCTCGTTTGCGACGGGTAGAGCCCATCTTTTTTCTCCGTCCTATAGCTTTGGATTCACCAACATCACTGTGTGAAGGGGAACTCGGAGACAGATGTGATTCTGTAGTAATTTTGAGGACATTACTTGATGTTAACAGATGTTCCATATCTACTATATTGGTAAGCTGAGTAGTTGAGGTATCATGATCTAAACAAACCTCATCCTCTGACTGTTGGTTCCTTGCTGTAAGAGCTGCTGAGTCATAGGGACTTTGGGTTTTCTTGCACTCAGCTGCTATCTCTATTTCTACCTCATCTGCTTCTCTAGGGTTTTCTGCAGGTTCTACCACCCCAGACTCTTCTAGGGCAGAATTTATATCTGCTACTATGGAGACCTCTTTATCCATTGCAACTTTCTCTGGAACAGCTTTTGAATTATCCTCTGCCACTTCTACATGTTTGTCAGGATTTAGGAGATCAGGGTTGTCTTTCATCATTGATGGGCTTTCACGGCTTATTTCATCAGCATCTATGTTTCCTCCCTCTTGAATTGAAGTACTGAATGAAGAGCTATGGTCAGTCAGGGCAGTCACATCATTTATCTCTTCTCCTTCATTCTTGTCATTACCAGCTTCATCCTTAGATTCCATCAACTTTTCAAACTCTATGAAAGATCTCTCCACTGCTTCAGGATCTCCAATCATTTGCCCTATGATTTTATCCATCATTAAATCTTCTCCAGCTTccattttctcttcctctgtgttgtgtccttCTCGAATTCGACGGGTAGAGCCCATCTTTCTTCTCTTCCCTATTGATTTAGATTCACATCTTGTGACATTAGTAATTTGGGGGCTCTCACACTCAGCTACTATTTGTACTTCTGCCAGCTCTGCCCGTCTAAGAATTTCTGCAGTTTCAACAAGCTCAGGTTTTTCTAAGCCACATTTTTGTTCTGCTACTATAACAACCTCTTCCTCCTTTAATATGTTGTGTGAGTCACCTCTAGCCTGATCCTCTGCAATTTTTTCTACATGTTCCTCAAGCTTTACAGGCTCAGTAGTTTCTGCTATCATGATCTCTCCCACCACTCCTATGAACTCTTGGTCTTCCAAATTCTCATCCTCCTGGTTCTCCTTTGCgctctgtcctccctgtctaccGTGAGGAGTCCTGCTGCGAGTAGAACCCATCTTCCGTTTCTTCACTGGGGTGTGGGATCCTTTGCTCGCTGTTGCCTCTTCTCCAAGATAAGTCTGCTCTGGTGGAGGATCTGGAGgaaaatcattattttcctTTGATTCAGCAAAATTTTCCTCCATTAATGTGTCTTCACATTGTCCGCTAGAGAAATCTGGACTTGAGATCAGTGTGTCATCAGTCTGGTAGGACTGGAAAGTAGGAAAATTGGGGTCAGGGTTGTGAAAACTTTGGTTTAATTCATTCATAATCAATGGGCTTTCACTGCTTATTTCATCAGCATCTATATTTCCTCCTTCTTGATTTGAATTACTGAATGAAGAGCTATGGTCAGTCAGAGCAGTCACATTATTTATCTCTTCTCCTTCATTGTTGTCATTACCAGCTTCATCCTTAGATTCCATCAACATTTCAATCTCTGGAAAGGACCCTTCCATTCCTTCAGGGTCTCCAATCATTTGCCCTATGATTTCATCCTTCATGACATTTTCTCCAGCTTCccatttctcttcctctgtgttgaGTGCTTCTCGTTTGCGACGGGTAGAGCCCATCTTTTTTCTCCGTCCTATAGGTTTGGATTCACCAACATCACTGTGTGAAGGGGAACTCGGAGACAGATGTGATTCTGTAGTAATTCTGAGGACATTACTTGGTGTTAACAGTTGTTCCATATCTACTATATTGGTAAGCTGAGTAGTTGAGGTATCATGATCTAAACAAACCTCATCCTCTGACTGTTGGTTCCTTGCTGTAAGAGCTGCTGAGTCATAGGGACTTTGGGTGTTCTCGCACTCAGCTGCTATCTCTATTTCTACCTCATCTGCTTCTCTAGGGTTTTCTGCAGGTTCTACCACCCCAGATTCTTCTAGGGCAGAATTTATATCTGCTACTATGGAGACCTCTTTATCCATTGCAACTTTCTCTGGAACAGCTTTTGAATGATCCTCTTTCACTTCTACATGTTTGTCAGGATTTAAGAGCTCAGGGTTGTCTTTCATCATTGATGGGCTTTCACTGCTTATTTCATCAGCATCTATGTTTCCTCCCTCTTGAATTGAAGCACTGAATGAAGAGCTATGGTCAGTCAGGGCAGTCACATCATTCATCTCTTCTCCTTCATTCTTGTCATTACCAGCTTCATCCTTAGATTCCATCAACTTTTCAAACTCTATGAAAGATCTCTCCACTGCTTCAGGATCTCCAATCATTTGCCCTATGATTTTATCCATCATTAAATCTTCTCCCGCTTCCATTTTCTCTTCCTTtccaccctctctcctttcctctccctcactaccaTTAGGAGTCCTGGTGTGAGTGGAACCCATCATCTCTTTGGTTACTGGGGTGTGGGAGTCTATCTCGGCTGTTCCCTCTTCATTAAAATAACTCTGCTCTGATGGAGGATCTGGTGGAAACTTCATGTTTTCCACTGATTCATCAAGTGCTTCCTCCTTtaatgtgtgttcatgtttcaaACCAGAGATGGTCGGATTTGAGTTTAGTGTGTCATCAGTCTGGTAGGACTGTAAGGTAGGAACATCAGTGTAAGGTCTGTGAAGATTTTCGTTTAAGTCTTTCATCATTGATGGGCTTTCACTGCTTATTTCATCAGCATCTATGTTTCCTCCCTCTTGAATTGAAGCACTGAATGAAGAGCTATGGTCAGTCAGGGCAGTCACATCATTCATCTCTTCTCCTTCATTCTTGTCATTACCAGCTTCATCCTTAGATTCCATCAACTTTTCAAACTCTATGAAAGATCTCTCCACTGCTTCAGGATCTCCAATCATTTGCCCTATGATTTTATCCATCATTAAATCTTCTCCAGCTTccattttctcttcctctgtgttgtgtccttCTCGAATTCGACGGGTAGAGCCCATCTTTCTTCTCTTCCCTATTGCTTTGGATTCACATCTTGTGACATTAGTAATTTGGGTGCTCTCACACTCAGCTACTATTTGTACTTCTGCCAGCTCTGCCCGTCTAAGAATTTCTGCAGTTTCAACAAGCTCAGGTTTTTCTAAGCCACATTTTTGTTCTGCTACTATAACAACCTCTTCCTCCTTTAATATGTTGTGTGAGTCACCTCTAGCCTGATCTTCTGCAATTTGTTCTACATGTTCCTCAAGCTTTACAGGCTCAGTAGTTTCTGCTATCATGACCTCTCCCACCACTCCTATGAACTCTTGGTCTTCCAAATTCTCATCCTCCTGGTTCTCCTTTGCgctctgtcctccctgtctaccGTGAGGAGTCCTGCTGCGAGTAGAACCCATCTTCCGTTTCTTCACTGGGGTGTGGGATCCTTTGCTCGCTGTTGCCTCTTCTCTAAGATAAGTCTGCTCTGGTGGAGGATCTGGAGgaaaatcattattttcctTTGATTCAGCAAAATTTTCCTCCATTAATGTGTCTTCACATTGTCCGCAAGAGAAATCTGGACTTGAGATCAGTGTGTCATCAGTCTGGTAGGACTGGAAAGTAGGAAAATTGGGGTCAGGGTTGTGAAAACTTTGGTTTAATTCATTCATAATCAATGGGCTTTCACTGCTTATTTCATCAGCATCTATATTTCCTCCTTGATTTGAATTACTGAATGAAGGGCTATGGTCAGTCAGGGCAGTCACATTATTTATCTCTTCTCCTTCATTCTTGTCATTACCAGCTTCATCCTTAGATTCCATCAACATTTCAATCTCTGGAAAGGACCCTTCCATTCCTTCAGGGTCTCCAATCATTTGCCCTATGATTTCATCCTTCATGACATTTTCTCCAGCTTCccatttctcttcctctgtgttgaGTGCTTCTCGTTTGCGACGGGTAGAGCCCATCTTTTTTCTCCGTCCTATAGCTTTGGATTCACCAACATCGCTGGGTGAAGGGGAACTCGGAGAAAGATGTGATTTTGTAGTAATTCTGAGGACATTACTTGATGTTAACAGTTGTTCCATATCTACTGTATTGGTAAGCTGAGTAGTTGAGGTATCATGATCTAAACAAACCTTATCCTCTGACTGTTGGTTCCTTGCTGTAAGAGCTGCTGAGTCATAGGGACTTTGGGTGTTCTCGCACTCAGCTGCTATCTCTATTTCTACCTCATCTTCTTCTCTAGAGTTTTCTACAGGTTCTACCACCCCAGATTCTTCTAGGGCAGAATTTATATCTGCTACTATGGAGACCTCTTTATCCATTGCAACTTTCTCTGGAACAGCTTTTGAATGATCCTCTTTCACTTCTACATGTTTGTCAGGATTTAAGAGCTCAGGGTTGTCTTTCATCATTGATGGGCTTTCACTGCTTATTTCATCAGCATCTATGTTTCCTCCCTCTTGAATTGAAGCACTGAATGAAGAGCTATGGTCAGTCAGGGCAGTCACATTATTTATCTCTTCTCCTTCATTCTTGTTATTACCAGCTTCATCCTTAGATTCCATCAACTTTTCAAACTCTATGAAAGATCTCTCCACTGCTTCAGGATCTCCAATCATTTGCCCTATGATTTTATCCATCATTAAATCTTCTCCAGCTTccattttctcttcctctgtgttgtgtccttCTCGAATTCGACGGGTAGAGCCCATCTTTCTTCTCTTCCCTATTGCTTTGGATTCACATCTTGTGACATTAGTAATTTGGGTGCTCTCACACTCAGCTACTATTTGTACTTCTGCCAGCTCTGCCCGTCTAAGAATTTCTGCAGTTTCAACAAGCTCAGGTTTTTCTAAGCCACATTTTTGTTCTGCTACTATAACAACCTCTTCCTCCTTTAATATGTTGTGTGAGTCACCTCTAGCCTGATCTTCTGCAATTTGTTCTACATGTTCCTCAAGCTTTACAGGCTCAGTAGTTTCTGCTATCATGACCTCTCCCACCACTCCTATGAACTCTTGGTCTTCCAAATTCTCATCCTCCTGGTTCTCCTTTGCgctctgtcctccctgtctaccGTGAGGAGTCCTGCTGCGAGTAGAACCCATCTTCCGTTTCTTCACTGGGGTGTGGGATCCTTTGCTCGCTGTTGCCTCTTCAC
This sequence is a window from Esox lucius isolate fEsoLuc1 chromosome 17, fEsoLuc1.pri, whole genome shotgun sequence. Protein-coding genes within it:
- the rab44 gene encoding uncharacterized protein rab44 isoform X2; translation: MSDKKSRKVRMGSSRRHPRNTDVNKTNKDDDDVSDILSDERKGLHVGNVSVSVTLPTDLVPSDHVSSVIPQYMEDSSNPSLIDFPESQLSQAGNQNFLESPVNTEKRKKMGSTRRNKGQQEDRDFEEKQDTETANIDRSLVLQPSIAASEVGSQSNKCLLSPSESEVDTGKSEKQSYLGEEGTAEIEFHTPVTKKKIGSARSSTPLGKREEEKTEKTQKEKNIEDQELIEMVAEVMIAEKTECVKLEKHVHKMTECQDRGDSETILKEEEVALVGEQKCGIEKTELEEPTEKCRGAEVVEVQTVAECESTQTPNDPGFESKAIGKRRKMGSTRRIQEALNTEEEKMEAGEDVMMDEIIGQMIGDPEAVEGSFPEIEMLMESKDEAGNDKNEGEEINNVTALTDHSSSFNTSIQEGGNIDADEISSESPSMMKDNPELLNPDKHVEVKEDHSKAVPENIALDKEVSIVADINSALEESGVVEPAENPREAEEVEIEIAAECKKTQSPYDPAALTAQNQQSEDKVCLDHDTSTTQLTNIVDMEHLLTSSNVLRSTTESHLSPSSPSHSDVGESKAIGRRKKMGSTRRKREALNTEEEKWEAGENVMKDEIIGQMIGDPEAVERSFIEFEKLMESKDEAGNDNNEGEEINNVTSLTDHSSSFNTSIQEGGNIDADEISSESPSMMTDNPELLNPDKHVEVKEDHSKAVPENIALDKEVSIVADINSALEESGVVEPAENPREAEEVEIEIAAECKKTQSPYEPAALTAQNQQSEDKVCLDHDTSTTQLTNIVDMEQLLTSSNVLRSTTESHLSPSSPSHSDVGESKPIGRRKKMGSTRCKREALNTEEEKWEAGENVMKDEIIGQMIGDPEAMEGSFPEIEMLMESKDEAGNDNNEGEEINNVTALTDHSPSFSNSNQGGNIDADEISSESPLIMNELNQSFHNPDPNFPTFQSYQTDDTLISSPDFSSGQCEDTLMEEKLAESKENNNFPPDPPPEQTYLGEEATASKGSHTPVKKRKMGSTRSRTPHGRQGGQSAKENQEDENLEDQEFIGVVGEVMIAETTEPVKLEEHVEQIAEDQARGDSHNILKEEEVVIVAEQKCGLEKPELVETAEILRRAELAEVQIVAECESTQITNVTRCESKAIGKRRKMGSTRRIREGHNTEEEKMEAGEDLMMDKIIGQMIGDPEAVERSFIEFEKLMESKDEAGNNKNEGEEINNVTALTDHSSSFSASIQEGGNIDADEISSESPSMMKDNPELLNPDKHVEVKEDHSKAVPEKVAMDKEVSIVADINSALEESGVVEPVENSREEDEVEIEIAAECENTQSPYDSAALTARNQQSEDKVCLDHDTSTTQLTNTVDMEQLLTSSNVLRITTKSHLSPSSPSPSDVGESKAIGRRKKMGSTRRKREALNTEEEKWEAGENVMKDEIIGQMIGDPEGMEGSFPEIEMLMESKDEAGNDKNEGEEINNVTALTDHSPSFSNSNQGGNIDADEISSESPLIMNELNQSFHNPDPNFPTFQSYQTDDTLISSPDFSCGQCEDTLMEENFAESKENNDFPPDPPPEQTYLREEATASKGSHTPVKKRKMGSTRSRTPHGRQGGQSAKENQEDENLEDQEFIGVVGEVMIAETTEPVKLEEHVEQIAEDQARGDSHNILKEEEVVIVAEQKCGLEKPELVETAEILRRAELAEVQIVAECESTQITNVTRCESKAIGKRRKMGSTRRIREGHNTEEEKMEAGEDLMMDKIIGQMIGDPEAVERSFIEFEKLMESKDEAGNDKNEGEEMNDVTALTDHSSSFSASIQEGGNIDADEISSESPSMMKDLNENLHRPYTDVPTLQSYQTDDTLNSNPTISGLKHEHTLKEEALDESVENMKFPPDPPSEQSYFNEEGTAEIDSHTPVTKEMMGSTHTRTPNGSEGEERREGGKEEKMEAGEDLMMDKIIGQMIGDPEAVERSFIEFEKLMESKDEAGNDKNEGEEMNDVTALTDHSSSFSASIQEGGNIDADEISSESPSMMKDNPELLNPDKHVEVKEDHSKAVPEKVAMDKEVSIVADINSALEESGVVEPAENPREADEVEIEIAAECENTQSPYDSAALTARNQQSEDEVCLDHDTSTTQLTNIVDMEQLLTPSNVLRITTESHLSPSSPSHSDVGESKPIGRRKKMGSTRRKREALNTEEEKWEAGENVMKDEIIGQMIGDPEGMEGSFPEIEMLMESKDEAGNDNNEGEEINNVTALTDHSSSFSNSNQEGGNIDADEISSESPLIMNELNQSFHNPDPNFPTFQSYQTDDTLISSPDFSSGQCEDTLMEENFAESKENNDFPPDPPPEQTYLGEEATASKGSHTPVKKRKMGSTRSRTPHGRQGGQSAKENQEDENLEDQEFIGVVGEIMIAETTEPVKLEEHVEKIAEDQARGDSHNILKEEEVVIVAEQKCGLEKPELVETAEILRRAELAEVQIVAECESPQITNVTRCESKSIGKRRKMGSTRRIREGHNTEEEKMEAGEDLMMDKIIGQMIGDPEAVERSFIEFEKLMESKDEAGNDKNEGEEINDVTALTDHSSSFSTSIQEGGNIDADEISRESPSMMKDNPDLLNPDKHVEVAEDNSKAVPEKVAMDKEVSIVADINSALEESGVVEPAENPREADEVEIEIAAECKKTQSPYDSAALTARNQQSEDEVCLDHDTSTTQLTNIVDMEHLLTSSNVLKITTESHLSPSSPSHSDVGESKAIGRRKKMGSTRRKREALNTEEEKWEAGENVMKDEIIGQMIGDPEAMEGTFPEIEMLMESKDEAGNDNNEGEEINNVTALTDHSPSFSNSNQGGNIDADEISSESPLIMNELNQSFHNPDPNFPTFQSYQTDDTLISSPDFSSGQCEDTLMEENFAESKENNDFPPDPPPEQTYLGEEATASKGSHTPVKKRKMGSTRSRTPHGRQGEQSAKENQEDENLEDQEFIGVVGEVMIAETTEPVKLEEHVEQIAEDQARGDSHNILKEEEIVIVAEQKCGLEKPELVETAEILRRAELAEVQIVAECESTQITNVTRCESKSIGKRRKMGSTRRIREGHNTEVEKMEAGEDLMMDKIIGQMIGESDAVERSFIEFEKLMESKDEAGNDKNEGEEINDVTALTDHCSSLSSSNQEGRNIDAHDIGNESPPIINELNQTLDNTNPHVTTLQSYHTDETLISCPDISGGQREYTLMEGKLDESKENISFPPDPPSEQSFLGEQGTVGKRPHSPVKRRTMGSSRIRTAHGRQGGQGTEKIREENDIEDQEFTGVMGGFMIAEKPVPVMLEEPVEKMTEDQASFDSEAIVKEEAVAKAADQECGIENPELVEPAENIEGVEVQKVVCESTQILYDPAVLMAESQQSGYMVCLDPDSSTIQLSHAVDIEHHLSTSCINPRDPSKSSLSLSSHSPKDVGESKTIRRRKMGSTRRIREGLNTVEEKREAGDNEIMGQMIGDPEVMEGGIEMLMESKDEAGNDKNEGEINESYLNDDTLNSNPDISSLCHGDRFMEDKLDKSMENERFPPDHSSVQSVLVEEVTLCKETHTPVKKIEMGSTHSRTSQDRQVEERAEKSPGKENIEDQEVIGEVMIAEKNAPVKLEELVDNVIKDAAKRDLETKEEDLVEGTFPDSQPCMIVGEPKGVEKRRKMGSTRRTREGFHTEEEQRKPEEKIMEEEFRGETIKDSEVSVVLDQLQEEHRPEDQQERPNTGTEDVASSTGMSAEGSEQVTPALQPGPANIIDQKKGGHANKSPVARMPKQPPGTLGSSGSRSNPYNVVIVGNSSVGKTSFIKYFQSGKFSIDHSATIGIDTCIQSLTVDGSHVTLQLWDTAGQERYHSITRQVFHKAQGLLLMYDITSSQSFFDVRYWANCIQEGAPDDVVLILLGNKADCAEPERQVQTHEGKNLAKEYNMLFMECSAATGDNVILSMENLARMLRQQGEKTRQEEKSLILQKEPPKKKSGCC